The segment AGGTCGGCGTTTGGCGTTTCTGCCCCTTCTAAGGGTTTGTCGGAAGATTCTGACTCTGATTCTAACTTTTTCAAAGTCCGTTTGGTTTGGGAAAGTGGTTAGAAATGGCTTTTGCTACTGAAAAAAGTCTTTCATGCGGTCGAAGAAGCTATTTTTTTCTTCTTTGGTAGGATTGGGTTCGAAGATGCCTTCGGAGCGCAATTTTTCTAAGGCTTCTTTTTGTTTTTTGCTTAGATTGCGCGGTGTCCATACTTTGAGATGCACTAATTGGTCGCCTGTGCCATAGCCTTGCAAGTCTTTGATGCCCTTTCCACGTAGGCGAACGATTTTGCCGCTCTGTGTGCCTGCTTCTATCTCAATGCGAACTGCACCTTCCAGCGTTGGCACTTCTACCTTTGTACCCAAAACGGCATCAATAAAGCTGATGTAATGTTCGTAATGAATATTTCTACCATCACGCTTAAAGTTTTCGTCTTCTTCTTCTTCTATGGCAATAATTAAATCGCCTGCCAAACTATCTAAGCCACCGCGATAGGGGAAGTTGCCTTTGCCCGACATAGAAAGTTGCATGTCGTGTTCTACGCCCGCAGGAATTTGCAGGTTGATAACCTCCTCTTCTTCCACAAAACCCTGACCCCCACAAGGCGGACAGTTTTTCTTGACTACGCGCCCTTCACCATTACAGACATGGCAGGTGGCTGTCGTAATCATCTGCCCCAACATAGTATTGGTATATTTTTTCAACTGCCCTGTGCCGCCACAAGTGGTACAGTTTTCTAAGGCTGTGCCGTATTCTGCACCTGTGCCGCTACAACTTTTACACTGTATCTGTCTGCGTACTTTTACCTTTTTTTCTACGCCTGTCGCGATTTCTCGTAGTGTGAGTTTGAGCTTAATTCTCAAATTTGTCCCTTTTCGCCGTCTGCGCCCTTGTGCGCTACCGCCGCCAAAGCCGCCACCGAAGATGTCGCTAAATTGTGAGAAGATGTCGTCCATGCTAAAACCGCCGCCGCCGTAATTTCCGCCGCCGCCATTGAAGGCTTCGTGTCCGAAACGGTCGTATTTTGCCTTTTTATCGGCATTGGAGAGTACATCATAGGCTTGTGCGGCCTCTTTAAATTTCTCTTCGGCTTCTTTATCACCAGGGTTTTTGTCGGGGTGATATTTGATAGCAATTTTTCTATAGGCTTTTTTGATTTCGTCGGTGGTAGCGTTTCGGCTTACTCCCAAGATTTCGTAATAATCTTTTGCCATTGCTAATTTTGTTGTTGAATGATTTTGCGTAATTTTTCTTGTTTCTGAACCCCTACCCTGCCTTCTTCCCATAGGGGCAATAATGTTAAGTTCTGCAAAAAAAACTTGTGTTGTCAAATTGAAAACGAAATAAAATTTGGACTCAACCTTTTTTTGGGTCTGAAAATCCTTTTTTATTTCTATCAAAATTAGGACAAGGCAATGCCTTGTCCCTACACTCGACCTAATTTTTAGAATTTAACATGACTTTTTGGCAGCTATACAATTTGCGTACAAGCAAAATTTAAGCCCCTCCCTATGGGGGCAGGGGTATGGGGTGGGGTGCATTTTTACGAGCCGATAACTACTTTGGCAAAGCGCAAGACTTTGTCGTGCAAGTAGTATCCTTTTTCTATTTCGTCGATGATTTTGCCTTTTTTGTCTTCTTCGGCTACGGGTACGATGGCGATACCTTCCTGCAATTCAGCGTCGAGGGTGTTTCCGATGGCAGAGTCCATAGGTTTCAAGCCATTTTGTTTGAGCGTATCTGCCAAGCGTTTGTATAAAATGTCTAAGGCTTCGAGGGCGGCTTTTTCCTTTTCTTCGGCTTTTTGGATAGAGCTTTGCGCACGCTCGAAGTCGTCGAGGACGGGCAGTAGGGCGTTCATCAGTTTGCGATTTGCCTGCAATTCCGTTTCGAGGCGTTCTTTGGCGGTGCGCTTGCGGAAGTTATCGAATTCGGCATAAAGGCGCAAGTATTTGTCTTTAAATTCTTGTGCTTCGGCGTGGAGTTTGTCGCTGCTGGGGTTTGCTGTGTTTTCCTGTGCCGTTTCTACCTGCGGAGTTTCGCTTTCGGGCTGTTGTTCGGGGGTAGGGTTTGTTTCTTCGTTTGCCATAGTCAGATGAACCTTCAATAAGGGTTAGAAAAATAATTTTGGAAGCAGCAAAACAAGATATTTGCCAAAAGGCGAAAACTGCCATTTTGCTTGTTTTGACACTTCTGCTGCCTTCAAAGAGAGCTTGTCGGCATAAAAAAGCGTGTCAGAAACGCCATTTTGTCAGTTAGTTGCAAAGGTACGGCTTTTTGAAACCGAAAAAAAGAAAAAGCAAAAATGTTTCAACACTCGAAGGGGCTTTTAGCCGTCGAGGAGGTTTTTTGTGTGGCTGATAGCGATTCGCAAAAATGAAAAATAACTTTTTCCATTTGCATAGTAAGTTTTCAAAAAAAAGAAGTCCCTTTTTTGTTTTTTTTGTATATTGTGGCGGTTTAGATGTTTTTATTTTTATACCGATTAAACAAACTGCCATGAACAAGGAATCTTACCTCACACTTTTAGAAGGCTTGAGAAAGACGCACAAGGTTTTGCAGGAGGAAATTGCTTTTCTTTTAAAGGAGTGGTCTTTTACAGCCGACCAGACTACTAAGTTTGGGCTTAAAAAACAAATTCAAAATGCCATAGACGATTTGCAAGAGATAGACCAACAAATTGAGCATTTTGCCCAAAAACAAGTGCCAGAACCGAGCGAAGCGGAAACAATTCAAAACCAATTTGATAGCCTTCGGCAAAATCTTGAAAGTATTGCCCAGAAACTACAAGTTTCTATCAAGATTGACAAGCGAGTTGATAATAGCGTCGTAGATAACTCAACGCACAAACACATCGACGAGCGCATTACTGCCAGCGATAAGGCGGTTGTAGTCAGAGGCGACCACAATACGACTTACATCACGCATATCGAGAAGATAGAAAACCAAAATATTCACCTCAAACCCTAATTTGGCTTTCAGAAATGGGGTTGTTTTTTGCCATTTATTATCACTTTAAACCCAAACGAAGATGGGCATTGTACAACATATAAACACGGTTCAAAGTCAGGTCATAGTCCCACCAAACTTTTCAGAAACTAAATCGCGCTATGTCGTTAGAGCGGGTTTGCGCCATAAATGGCTGCGCCGTCTGCAAGGAAAAGACGCAAGACTTGCACTTTTGAAAAAATATCCTGATGTAGCAGCAGGCGTATTAGAGCCAATCAAAAAGGAATTGGCAAATTATCAGGATATGGTTATGGAAAGTAGCTATTGGCGTGAGCTGTGTGTCAAATTGGTATTAGACCATTACGGATACGACCCTAAGCAAAGTCCTACTTTGGTTTCTTTTTGTACAAATTTAAAACCGCACGAAGGAACTACCAAATGCCTTTTTATGCTTCTGGGCGATTCGGGTATGGGCAAGACGCTGACAATGCAAAAGATTTTCACAGTGTTGCAACAAACACAGGCAACTTTTAGGGGCAAATACGACCTTGTTTTTTTGTATGCTGAAACGGACTTGGATAAACAAGTTGCTTTTTTGGAAAAAAACATTTCGGAGGAAAGAAAGCCTTATACGATTGTCTTTATAGACGATTTTCATAAAGATTTAGAGGCAAAAAAGGAGGCAGACAAAAAAAAGAGAGTGGAAAGGCTTAAAGAGTTGCTCGAAAAATTAGAGACTTTTGCTTACATTTTCTGCTCTACTCGAACAAATTTCCTTTTCGATAAAATAGATGATGCCAAAGATTATAAGCGTTTGGCAGGGCGCAATTGGCGTGCCTTATTTCTGGATAAGATTGTAAAAGATGGAGCAAACAGATTGCTGAAAAATAGGCTTTCGGGCGAGTATTTGGCAAAAGCAGAAACCTTTTTGGCAGGAGAAATAAGTACCTTATTTTACCGTCCTCTTTTCATCAAAAGTCTTATTTTTTTACTGAATCAATCACAAGAAGATTTAGCCAAAATTGCTAAAATCGAGGTGCAGGTCTTGTTATATGAGCATCTCTTTAAGGGTTGGGTTAGGCAAGAAAGAGCTGCTTTGGGTTTGGAAAGCGAAACAGAAAAAGAGAAACAAGCCTTCGCCGCAGAATTGAAACAAGAACTTCTTGTTGCGGTAGTAGAAAGTTTTCCCAAAGAGCCGACCTTTTCTAAAAAACCAACAGAACTAACAGAGAGCTTTTTCAAACGCAGCGAACAGAGCGAGGCGTATCAATTAGCGCACACCGAGTTTTACGAATATTTCCTTGCCGAAGCACTCTATCAGGGCAGGATTGCCGAAGAATATGTAAAGAAAGAAGGTGCAAGCGAGCAGAGCTTTGTTTTCTATCGCCACTTACTTCAAACACGCCTTTATTTCAGACCTCAAACGGATAAGGAGTGGAAAAATTTAAAACAAAAAATAGAAAATTTTTCTTACCAACAAGAGATTAAAAAATCTTATTCAAAAGAGGTACAGCCCTTATTGAAAACTTGTCCTAACGAATATTTCAGAACACTTTTAATCGTTCATTCCGATACGCTCAAAGATAGACTAACCAAAGAAGCCTATTACTTCGAAGTAGCACAAAGGCTTTATGCTTTATTGAAAAAAGATTTGACCGAAGCCCAAAAAGAACATACTTTTTGGCAGACCCTTATGCTTTTCGAAAGCTATCAAAAAAATAATTTCGCCAATCTTGAAAAGGAT is part of the Hugenholtzia roseola DSM 9546 genome and harbors:
- the dnaJ gene encoding molecular chaperone DnaJ; this translates as MAKDYYEILGVSRNATTDEIKKAYRKIAIKYHPDKNPGDKEAEEKFKEAAQAYDVLSNADKKAKYDRFGHEAFNGGGGNYGGGGFSMDDIFSQFSDIFGGGFGGGSAQGRRRRKGTNLRIKLKLTLREIATGVEKKVKVRRQIQCKSCSGTGAEYGTALENCTTCGGTGQLKKYTNTMLGQMITTATCHVCNGEGRVVKKNCPPCGGQGFVEEEEVINLQIPAGVEHDMQLSMSGKGNFPYRGGLDSLAGDLIIAIEEEEDENFKRDGRNIHYEHYISFIDAVLGTKVEVPTLEGAVRIEIEAGTQSGKIVRLRGKGIKDLQGYGTGDQLVHLKVWTPRNLSKKQKEALEKLRSEGIFEPNPTKEEKNSFFDRMKDFFQ
- a CDS encoding nucleotide exchange factor GrpE; translated protein: MANEETNPTPEQQPESETPQVETAQENTANPSSDKLHAEAQEFKDKYLRLYAEFDNFRKRTAKERLETELQANRKLMNALLPVLDDFERAQSSIQKAEEKEKAALEALDILYKRLADTLKQNGLKPMDSAIGNTLDAELQEGIAIVPVAEEDKKGKIIDEIEKGYYLHDKVLRFAKVVIGS
- a CDS encoding SUMF1/EgtB/PvdO family nonheme iron enzyme — encoded protein: MGIVQHINTVQSQVIVPPNFSETKSRYVVRAGLRHKWLRRLQGKDARLALLKKYPDVAAGVLEPIKKELANYQDMVMESSYWRELCVKLVLDHYGYDPKQSPTLVSFCTNLKPHEGTTKCLFMLLGDSGMGKTLTMQKIFTVLQQTQATFRGKYDLVFLYAETDLDKQVAFLEKNISEERKPYTIVFIDDFHKDLEAKKEADKKKRVERLKELLEKLETFAYIFCSTRTNFLFDKIDDAKDYKRLAGRNWRALFLDKIVKDGANRLLKNRLSGEYLAKAETFLAGEISTLFYRPLFIKSLIFLLNQSQEDLAKIAKIEVQVLLYEHLFKGWVRQERAALGLESETEKEKQAFAAELKQELLVAVVESFPKEPTFSKKPTELTESFFKRSEQSEAYQLAHTEFYEYFLAEALYQGRIAEEYVKKEGASEQSFVFYRHLLQTRLYFRPQTDKEWKNLKQKIENFSYQQEIKKSYSKEVQPLLKTCPNEYFRTLLIVHSDTLKDRLTKEAYYFEVAQRLYALLKKDLTEAQKEHTFWQTLMLFESYQKNNFANLEKDTFLKQIREKPLLELFVYEYLMDELLFSQDEPNYRDPYFALSNIGITENLFQKAIETIKRYNVGFALELAKITDLNLSGLDLTHTDWLKHFPACQRLNLKDNRLRLQTPTDEKAPDKNQQKYAALAGVADPVLALQWIDLRGNSIVEKDNFLTALYQKAQNPEEAQKEPLRQLPTAALIRIWYNMIFVQGTDACPEKHFLMGSKKGSHPSVKEDEYDQNGNPIPVSLTDFYLCRYQTTYADFEAFANHSGYQTDAEKGSRYFDYKESMDWFRDAQGKIDEEKKGAYILKKEVQQWGYIFQEKDEEGNVICWKHDEQGRLQTQRNKPVIYVSWNDAKACTEWLNDIFKDLIPGATFQLPSEAQWEYAAKGGINWKDDFLYAGSNDLNEVGYYYANTGREGTFEELEAYQKGKQTPLEPFMRAGSQLKPVGEKKPNQLGLYDMSGNVFEWCQDYYDAKFYETEEAKKQNPLNNKVSAYRLLRGGSWNNVDGNCHSAGRDWNLPAVRSDNYGFRFSLSP